The genomic DNA GGACGCGACCCACGTGCGGCAGCCCGTCAACGGCACGGCGGCGCAGCCCGCGGAGGCGGCTGCCGCCGCGGCGCAGGCGAACCAGCCGGCCCCGGACGGGCAGCCCGACGCGGCGGTGGCGACCGGGGGTGACCCGCGGACCGAAGGCGGTGAACCCGCGGCCGATGCCGCCGGGCCCGCCGACGGGGCCGCAGGCCAGACGCCGGGCGGTCACGCCGCGGACGGGTCGGCGGTGCCCGCCGGCACTGCCGCGTCGAGCGAGCGGGACGGTTCCGCCGAGGGGCAGTCGCGGGCCGGCGGCTCCGCGGGTGCGCCCGCGGTGCCCGCCGGGAAGAACGGCCAACCGGCCACCGGTACCGCCGGGTCGGGCGGGCCGGAGGCCATCGCCGCGGCCCAGACGCCGGGCGGTCACGCCGTGAACGGGTCCGCGCCGCACGCCGTACCGGGCGGTGGGCCCGCCGTCTCCGCAGCGGGCGGCCCCGAGGGCTCCGCTACGCGCCAGGCGCAGCCCGCGCAACCCGCGAACGGGACCGTGCCGCACGCCGTCCCCGCAGTCGAGTCCGGCAACGGTGCCGCGGCACAGCCCGGCGCCGCCGCCTCGGACGGACCCGGGACCGCGCCGCGGACCGGCGACAACTCGCAGGTGCCGACCGGCGGTCAGGACGACTCCGCCACCGGGGGCCGGCCCGCGGACGGGGTGGTCCTCCACGCCGTACCCGGCAACGACACCGCGGCCCAGGCCGCGGACGGCGGCGCGGTCCGTACCGCCGAGCAGGCCACCGCGGACCAGCCGGCCGCCGCCGCGCAGGCGAACGCCCAGACCGGCGGCAACTCCGCCGCCCCGCAGGATCGTCAGGGCGACGCCGCCGCGCAGCAGCCCGCGGACGGGGCGGCCGTGCTCCACGCCGTGGTCAACGGGCAGCCCGTCAACGGTGCCAAGGCGCGGGCGGCGAACGGCCAGGCGGTGCCCGGTGGGCAGCCCGCCGTCCCCGCCGCGCGGACGGCGAGCGACGAAGCCGCCCCGGCCGCCGTGCACGCCGCGGCCGGTGGGCGGCGCGGCGTTTCCCTGGGGGTTCAGAACGGCGCACAGGCAGCCCCCTCCGGCGCCGCCGGGGAAGGCACGGCCGAGTCCACGTCCGAGGCCCGGCCCGCGGGCGACGGCGCGCAGCGCACCGCTGCCCCCGTGACCCAGATCCGCGGCCGGCGGCGGCGCGGCACCGCCGTGAGCGCGCCGGTCGCCGCTGCGCCCGCGGCCGGCGACGCGCAGGCGGCCGCGGACAACGCGGCGGCGCCCGGCGCCTCCGTTCCGGCGCAGGCCGCCCCGCCCCAACCCGCGCCCGCGGACGAGGCGTCGGCCACCCCGACGCCCGCCGCCGACGCCGCACCCGCGGCCGACGTACCGGCTGCCGCCGCCGCTTCCGTTCCGGAAGCACCCGACGCGCCCGCACCCGACGCGCCCGCACCCGACGCGCCCGCACCCGACGCGCCCGCGGCCGACGCGCCCGCCGCTCCCGCGGACGAGCCCGCTGCCCCCGGCTTCGCCGACGCCGAGCGGGCCGCCGTCCACCGCGTCATGCGCGAACGCCGCGACATCCGCAACGGCTTCCGCTCCGACCCCGTACCCCACGAGGTGCTGCTCCGCGTCCTGGAGGCCGCCCACACCGCCCCCAGCGTCGGCCACTCCCAGCCCTGGGACTTCGTCGTCATCCGCTCCGAGGCGACCCGGCACCGGATGCACGAGCTGGCCGCCCGACAGCGCGAGGCGTACGCGAAGAGCCTGCCCAAGGGCCGCGCGAAGCAGTTCAAGGAGCTGAAGGTCGAGGCCATCCGGGACACCCCGGTGAACATCGTCGTCACCGCCGACCCCACCCGCGGCGGCCGGCACACCCTCGGCCGGCACACCCAGCCGCAGATGGCCCCGTACTCCTCCGCGCTCGCCGTCGAGAACCTCTGGCTCGCCGCCCGCGCCGAGGGCCTCGGCGTCGGCTGGGTCAGCTTCTTCGACGAGCGCGAGCTGGTCCGCGAGCTGGACCTGCCGGAGCACCTGGACGTCGTGGCGTACCTCTGCATCGGCTACGTCGACGAGTTCCCCGACGAGCCGGAGCTGGTGCAGGCCGGCTGGTCCAAGCGCCGCCCGCTGTCCTGGGTCGTCCACGAGGAGAGCTACGGCCGCCGCGCGCTGCCCGGCGCCGACCCGCACGACCTGCTCGCCGAGACGCTGCAGGGCATCCGCCCGCTGGACGCCAAGGCGCTCGGCGAGGCGTGGGAGCGGCAGAAGCGGATGACGAAGCCGGTCGGCTCGCTCGGCATGCTGGAGATCATCTCGGCGCAGCTCTGCGGACTGTCCCGCAAGTGCCCGCCGCCGGTGCCGGAGCCCGCGGCCGTCGCGGTCTTCGCCGGCGACCACGGCGTGCACGCGCAGGGCGTCACGCCCTGGCCGCAGGAGGTCACCGGGCAGATGGTCGCCAACTTCCTCGGCGGCGGCGCCGTCTGCAACGCCTTCGCCACCCAGGTCGGCGCCGAGGTGTGCGTCGTGGACGCCGGGGTGGCGGCGGAACTGCCCGCCACCGCGGGCCTCGTACCGCGCAAGGTGCGCAAGGGGACCGCGGACATGACCGCGGGCCCCGCGATGACCCGCGAGGAGGCGCTGCGCGCCGTCGAGGTCGGCATCGAGACCGCCCGGGACCTGGTCGCGGCGGGCAACAAGGCGCTGCTGACCGGCGAGATGGGCATCGCGAACACGACCGCGTCCGCCGCGATCATCGCCGTCTTCACCGACTCCGAGCCCGCCGACGTGACCGGCCGCGGCACCGGCATCGACGACGACACGTACGACCGCAAGGTCGACGCCGTCCGCCGCGCCATCGAGGTCAACCGCCCCGACCCGTCCGACCCGATCGGCGTGCTGGCCGCGGTCGGCGGCCTGGAGCACGCCGCGCTCGTCGGCTACATCCTCGCCGGGGCCTCGCTGCGCACGCCCGTCGTCCTGGACGGGGTGAGCGCGGGAGCGGCGGCGCTGGTCGCCCGCGCGGTGGCGCCGGAGGCGCTGGCCGCGTGCATCGCGGGCCACCGCAGCCCGGAGCCGGGGCACACGGCGGCGCTGACGAAGCTGGGGCTGCGCCCGCTGATCGACCTCGACCTGCGCCTCGGCGAGGGCACCGGCGCGCTGCTGGCGCTGCCGCTGGTGCAGAGCGCGGCGCGGGCGATGCACGAGGTGGCGACGTTCGACGCGGCGGGCGTGACGGAGAAGGGCTGAACCCGCCGCACCGGGGCGTCCGCACGGGCGCCTCGGCGTGCGGCACCCGCCGTCCAGCGCCGGGGCGGCTTTCCGGGTACGTCGCGGGCGCGCGCCGGGGCCGTAGCGCAGGCGTCCGCCGCGGCGGGGTGTCCGCGGAGGCCCTAGGGTTGGCGTCGCGGCCCCGCGCGCCGCGCCCGTCCCGACCGCAGTCCGCGAAGAACCGCCGCTCCAGCGCCGCAGCGGCCGGCACACCGTACGAGGAGCCGCTCCGCCATGTCCCGTCCCCCCGCCCGCCCCGCCCCCGGTTCCGACGCGTTCGCGTACCCCGTCGGACTGCGCCTCGCGGGCCGGCGCGTCGTCGTCCTCGGCGGCGGCCAGGTCGCCCAGCGCCGGCTGCCCGCGCTGCTCGCGGCCGGCGCCCGGGTCACGCTCGTCTCGCCGTCCGCCACCCCTTCCGTGGAGGCGATGGCCGACGCCGGGGAGCTGACATGGGAGCGGCGGCCGTACGCGGAGGGGGATCTGGAGGGCGCCTGGTATGCGGTCGTGGCCACCCGCGACCCCGCCGCCAACGCCGCCGCCTCCGCCGAGGCCGAGCGCCGCCGCGTCTGGTGCGTACGCAGCGACGACGCCTCCGCCGCCACCGCCTGGACCCCGGCCACCGGGCGCAGCGAGGGCGTCACCGTCGCCGTGCTCACCGGCAGCGACCCGCGCCGCTCCGCCGCCGTCCGCGACGCCGTCGTGGAGGGCCTGCGCGACGGCACTCTCAGCGCCCCCCACCACCGCACCCGCACCCCGGGCGTCGCCCTCGTCGGCGGCGGTCCCGGCGACCCGGACCTCATCACCGTCCGCGGCCGCCGGCTGCTCGCCGAGGCCGACGTCGTCATCGCCGACCGGCTCGGCCCCCGCGACCTCCTGGACGAACTGCCGCCGCACGTCGAGGTCATCGACGCCGCGAAGATCCCGTACGGCCGGGCCATGGCCCAGCAGGCGATCAACGACGCGCTGATCCGGCACGCCAGGGCGGGCAAGGCCGTCGTCCGGCTCAAGGGCGGCGACCCGTTCGTCTTCGGCCGCGGCATGGAGGAGGCGGAGGCGCTGGCGCGGGCGGGCGTGGCCTGCACCGTGGTGCCGGGCGTCACCAGCGCGATCGGCGTCCCCGCGGTCGCCGGGATCCCGGTGACGCACCGCGGGGTGGCACACGAGTTCACCGTCGTCAGCGGCCATGTCGCGCCGGACGACGAGCGCTCGCTCGTGGACTGGCCGGCGCTCGCCCGGCTGCGCGGCACGCTGGTCCTGCTGATGGCCGTGGAGCGGATCGGGGCCATCGCGGAGACGCTCGTACGCGAGGGGCGGGACCCCGCGACGCCGGTGGCGATCGTGCAGGAGGGCACGACGTCCGCGCAGCGGCGGGTGGACGCGACGCTCGCCACGGCCGCCGCGGCGGTGGAGCGGGAAGGGGTGCGGCCGCCGGCGGTGATCGTCGTCGGCGAGGTGGCCGCCAGGTCTCCCGGCTGACGGAGGGGCGGGCGGCGCGGGCGACGCACGTCACGTACCCCGGCGTCGGAATCCGGCCCGCGGCACGGCAGGATCGTTCCGTGGCAGAACTCCTCACCGTCGACGACCCCGCCGACCCGCGGCTGTCCGACTACGCGAGCCTCACCGACGTCGAGCTGCGCCGCCGCCGCGAGCCGGCGGAGGGGCTGTTCATCGCCGAGGGCGAGAAGGTCATCCGGCGCGCGATCGAGACCGGCTACGAGACGCGCTCCATGATGCTCTCCGCGAAGTGGGTCGACGCGATGCGGGACGTCATCGACGCGCTGCCGGCCCCGGTGTACGTCGTCGACCCCGGGCTGGCCGAGCAGGTCACCGGCTACCACGTGCACCGCGGGGCGCTCGCCGCCATGCACCGCAAGCCGCTGCCCGCCGCCGCCGCGCTGCTGGCCCGCGCCCGCCGCGTCGCGGTGCTGGAGACCGTCAACGACCACACCAACGTCGGCGCCGTCTTCCGCAGCGCCGCCGCCCTCGGCATGGACGCCGTGCTGCTCTCGCCCGACTGCGCGGACCCGCTGTACCGGCGGTCGGTGAAGGTCTCCATGGGCGCCGTCTTCCACGTCCCGTACGCGCGGCTGGCCTCCTGGCCGCGCGACCTGGAGACGGTCCGCGAGGCGGGCTTCACGCTCGTCGCCCTCACCCCGGACCCGCGGGCGGTGCCGATCACCGAGGCGGCGCCGGGGCGGCTGCCGCGGGCCGCGCTGATGCTGGGCACGGAGGGCGCGGGGTTGTCGGCGCGGGCGCTGCGGGCGGCGGACCGGTGGGTACGCATCCCGATGTCGAACGGCGTCGACTCGCTCAACGTCGGCGCCGCCGCGGCGGTCGCGTTCTACGCCGTGGCGACGGCCCCCGCCGGGAACTGAACCCGGCCCGGACCCGGCCCCCGCGGGGCCGTGGCCGAAAACCGCCGCGGGGCCGCCGCGGGCGCGGTGGATCACCCCGGGGCGGCGCGCCCCGAGTGATCCACTGGTTGTACTAGAGCGGGCCCTGGCAGCCCTGGGCCGCCGCGATACCGAGCGCGACCAGCAGCGTCACCGTCACGAACACGATCAGCCGCTGCCGCATCAGCCGCGCCCGGTCCGGCGCGGGCCTCCGCTGCGGCGCGGGCTTGCGCGGCGCCGACGCGGCACCCTCGCGCGGCCCGCTCCGCGACCCCTGCGTACGCTGCTCCGCCGGCCGGCCGCGGTCCGCGCCCTGCCGGCCGCGCTCCGAAGCCGGTGCCTGCTTGCGCGGCGCACCGACGCCGCCCGTGCGCTGCCCCGGCCGCTGTGCCGCCCCGGGCCGCTGCGCGGGTCCCGGCCGCTGCGGCGCACCCGGCCGGCCGGCGCCGTGCGGTCCCGGGCGCTGCGCGGCGCCCGTACCGGGACCCGGACGGCCCGCGCCCGTCGCCCCCGGCGGCCGGTGCGCGGCCGTCGGACCCGGGGTGGCACGCTCCGCGGCGGTCCTGCGCGGCGGGGCCGTCTCCGGCCCCGCGCCGTGCGCCTCGCGGGCCGCGATCTCCTTCAGCCGCAGCGACAACTGGAGCGTCGAGGGACGGTCGTCCGGGGTCTTCGCCAGACACGTGCGCAGCAGCGGCGCCAGCGCGTCCGGCACCCCGTCGAGCAGCGGCTCCTCGTGCACCACCCGGTACAGCATCACCTCGGAACTGCCCTGCCCGAACGGCGAGTCGCCCGTCGTCGCGTACGCGAGCGTGGCGCCCAGCGAGAACACGTCGCTCGCCGGCGTCACCGGCTGTCCGCGCACCTGCTCGGGCGCCAGGAACCCGGGCGAGCCGACCGCCGTGCCGACGTGCGTCAGCGTGGAGGCCCCGGTCGCCCAGGCGATGCCGAAGTCGATGATCCGCGGGCCCTTGGGGGAGAGCAGGATGTTCGACGGCTTCAGGTCACGGTGCACCACGCCCGCCTCGTGCACGGCGACCAGGCCCTCGGAGAGCGCCGCGCCGATCGCCGCGACCCGCGCCGCGATCAGCGGCCCCTCGTCGCCGACCTTGTCGTGCAGGGACGGCCCCGGTACGTACTGCGTCGCGAACCACGGCCGGTCCGCGTCCAGATCGGCCGCCACCAGCCGCGCCGTACAGCCGCCGCGGATCCGCCGGGCGGCGGAGACCTCGCGGGCGAACCGCGACCGGAACTCCTGATCCTCCGCCAGATCCGGCCGGATCACCTTGAGCGCGACCCGCTGGCCGCGCCGGTCGGAGCCCAGGTAGACCACGCCCATGCCGCCCGCGCCGAGCCGCCGGTGGATCCGGAACGAGCCGACGACACGCGGATCCTCCCGGCGGAGCCGCATCATCGCCATGCCGTAACCATCCCCGCTGCCCGGTCTGTCTGCCGTGCACAGCTTACGGACTTGACCGCCGCTCGCGCTGGCAGGGCGCCGTGCGGCGGGCCGAATTGTCAGTCCCAGGTGGGATCCTGGAGGTATGGCCGGGCCCAAGTGCGGCCCCTACGAAGGGGGATGCGGGACAGGTGAAGGGCGATCGAGTGGAGATAGTCGTGGACGCCGGGGACACGACGCGGACGTACCAGGTGGTGGCCTCGCGCGCCGGCCGGAGGGTCGAGACGTCGGTGCGCCGGGGCGTGGTCGAGGTGAGCGAGGTGACGCGCAGCGGCTCGGTGGTGCGCACGGCGCGGTTCATGGCCACCAGGGTGCTCGCCCTGGTGGAGCATCCCGTGCCGCGTACGGACGGCGAGGTCCCTCTCGGGGAAGACCCTGGGACGTAGTACGCGGTCTCCACCCATGGGAGTAGCGACTTCGCGCCGCAGTCATCCTCCGGGAGGCCAGGCAATCGATACGCGGGCATGACGACCCGTGCCGATCATTTCCCTAATGTTGTCGTCAAGCGGCGGGCGCAGCACTCGTCCCCCGAGGTCGGACGCCCGCCGCCCCAACACAGGAGTGGCAGCCATGGAGAGAACAGCGGAGCACACCGCACGGCCCAAGGCCGTCGCAGGGGCGCTCGCCGCGTTCGGCGCACAGCCGTCGGAGCGCAGGCACCCGCTGGTCGCTCTCGCGATGGTGCTGCCCCTGGCGATCGTGCTCACCGTCCTCTTCGGCGGGTGGGAAGCGGTCATCACACATGCGTCGTCCGTGGCCGGAATGATGGGGCACTAGCCCCGTCAGGCCCGGGAGAGCGGCCCGGGCCGGGGACAGCCGGCTCAGCCCCGTGGGGACGGGGGTGCGGCGGACGGACGTGTACGCCCGGGCGTCTGGGGAGACGCCCGGGCTACGCGTTTTCCGGGGACGTACGCGACGGGGCCCGCCTGCGGCGCAGCCCGCGGTCGGGCACCTCGCCGCCGCGGTCGCCGGTACCGGTTCTGTCACGTTCATGCAGGCCGTCGCCGTACGGGGCCTAGGATGTGGCGGTGCGCGCACGAC from Streptomyces sp. CMB-StM0423 includes the following:
- the cobT gene encoding nicotinate-nucleotide--dimethylbenzimidazole phosphoribosyltransferase, with product MTDTGKLPEGHQPEPDDAAGGHHPAPAATPDTAPAAEGAADDDDFLFLPGAQGAWTDPGVPAPAGAHSAPAAGGAEPATGAQRRPLHMGPPVPEPAGGVVRSLADRGPASGSVDTREAVAAADAANATGNAAGTGAGSPAQGTGGTPQPAAAAAADPVQAEQANGTEQAEQNTAAEPGIAAGAEPGAPAGPAAAQGAVADQGAPAPGGTGQETTAVGQHSVDQAAGQGGSAPDGLAPDRAAAAPGQSVPTAAGSVPPQVAGAGGQAPQPPVRTPGPPTVGPEYLDVTRVGATHLPGPQLGEIPPAPAGWTTVSQANGETLAQAQPREVGGEVPALGAESAPAPDGATAAAPSGATPAQNAPAANGEPAAAAQTAGGAPAPAPVDAAQAAVRRAAASAGASLGRGISANGAAANGPDGATGAQPADADATHVRQPVNGTAAQPAEAAAAAAQANQPAPDGQPDAAVATGGDPRTEGGEPAADAAGPADGAAGQTPGGHAADGSAVPAGTAASSERDGSAEGQSRAGGSAGAPAVPAGKNGQPATGTAGSGGPEAIAAAQTPGGHAVNGSAPHAVPGGGPAVSAAGGPEGSATRQAQPAQPANGTVPHAVPAVESGNGAAAQPGAAASDGPGTAPRTGDNSQVPTGGQDDSATGGRPADGVVLHAVPGNDTAAQAADGGAVRTAEQATADQPAAAAQANAQTGGNSAAPQDRQGDAAAQQPADGAAVLHAVVNGQPVNGAKARAANGQAVPGGQPAVPAARTASDEAAPAAVHAAAGGRRGVSLGVQNGAQAAPSGAAGEGTAESTSEARPAGDGAQRTAAPVTQIRGRRRRGTAVSAPVAAAPAAGDAQAAADNAAAPGASVPAQAAPPQPAPADEASATPTPAADAAPAADVPAAAAASVPEAPDAPAPDAPAPDAPAPDAPAADAPAAPADEPAAPGFADAERAAVHRVMRERRDIRNGFRSDPVPHEVLLRVLEAAHTAPSVGHSQPWDFVVIRSEATRHRMHELAARQREAYAKSLPKGRAKQFKELKVEAIRDTPVNIVVTADPTRGGRHTLGRHTQPQMAPYSSALAVENLWLAARAEGLGVGWVSFFDERELVRELDLPEHLDVVAYLCIGYVDEFPDEPELVQAGWSKRRPLSWVVHEESYGRRALPGADPHDLLAETLQGIRPLDAKALGEAWERQKRMTKPVGSLGMLEIISAQLCGLSRKCPPPVPEPAAVAVFAGDHGVHAQGVTPWPQEVTGQMVANFLGGGAVCNAFATQVGAEVCVVDAGVAAELPATAGLVPRKVRKGTADMTAGPAMTREEALRAVEVGIETARDLVAAGNKALLTGEMGIANTTASAAIIAVFTDSEPADVTGRGTGIDDDTYDRKVDAVRRAIEVNRPDPSDPIGVLAAVGGLEHAALVGYILAGASLRTPVVLDGVSAGAAALVARAVAPEALAACIAGHRSPEPGHTAALTKLGLRPLIDLDLRLGEGTGALLALPLVQSAARAMHEVATFDAAGVTEKG
- the cobA gene encoding uroporphyrinogen-III C-methyltransferase, which codes for MSRPPARPAPGSDAFAYPVGLRLAGRRVVVLGGGQVAQRRLPALLAAGARVTLVSPSATPSVEAMADAGELTWERRPYAEGDLEGAWYAVVATRDPAANAAASAEAERRRVWCVRSDDASAATAWTPATGRSEGVTVAVLTGSDPRRSAAVRDAVVEGLRDGTLSAPHHRTRTPGVALVGGGPGDPDLITVRGRRLLAEADVVIADRLGPRDLLDELPPHVEVIDAAKIPYGRAMAQQAINDALIRHARAGKAVVRLKGGDPFVFGRGMEEAEALARAGVACTVVPGVTSAIGVPAVAGIPVTHRGVAHEFTVVSGHVAPDDERSLVDWPALARLRGTLVLLMAVERIGAIAETLVREGRDPATPVAIVQEGTTSAQRRVDATLATAAAAVEREGVRPPAVIVVGEVAARSPG
- a CDS encoding TrmH family RNA methyltransferase, with translation MAELLTVDDPADPRLSDYASLTDVELRRRREPAEGLFIAEGEKVIRRAIETGYETRSMMLSAKWVDAMRDVIDALPAPVYVVDPGLAEQVTGYHVHRGALAAMHRKPLPAAAALLARARRVAVLETVNDHTNVGAVFRSAAALGMDAVLLSPDCADPLYRRSVKVSMGAVFHVPYARLASWPRDLETVREAGFTLVALTPDPRAVPITEAAPGRLPRAALMLGTEGAGLSARALRAADRWVRIPMSNGVDSLNVGAAAAVAFYAVATAPAGN
- a CDS encoding serine/threonine-protein kinase; the encoded protein is MAMMRLRREDPRVVGSFRIHRRLGAGGMGVVYLGSDRRGQRVALKVIRPDLAEDQEFRSRFAREVSAARRIRGGCTARLVAADLDADRPWFATQYVPGPSLHDKVGDEGPLIAARVAAIGAALSEGLVAVHEAGVVHRDLKPSNILLSPKGPRIIDFGIAWATGASTLTHVGTAVGSPGFLAPEQVRGQPVTPASDVFSLGATLAYATTGDSPFGQGSSEVMLYRVVHEEPLLDGVPDALAPLLRTCLAKTPDDRPSTLQLSLRLKEIAAREAHGAGPETAPPRRTAAERATPGPTAAHRPPGATGAGRPGPGTGAAQRPGPHGAGRPGAPQRPGPAQRPGAAQRPGQRTGGVGAPRKQAPASERGRQGADRGRPAEQRTQGSRSGPREGAASAPRKPAPQRRPAPDRARLMRQRLIVFVTVTLLVALGIAAAQGCQGPL